One window from the genome of Helicobacter pylori encodes:
- a CDS encoding thiamine diphosphokinase, whose amino-acid sequence MQAVILANGEFPKSQKCLDILKNAPFLIACDGAVQSLHALQFKPSVVIGDLDSIDSHLKALYSPICVSEQNSNDLSKAFFYALNRGCDDFIFLGLNGKREDHALANTFLLLEYFKFCQKIQAISDYGLFRVLETPFTLPSFKGEQISLFSLDLKAQFTSKNLKYPLKNLRLKTLFSGSLNEATDNFFSLSSTPKSVVLVYQKFS is encoded by the coding sequence ATGCAAGCAGTGATTTTAGCGAATGGGGAGTTTCCTAAATCCCAAAAATGCTTAGACATTTTAAAAAACGCTCCCTTTTTAATCGCATGCGATGGGGCTGTCCAGTCCTTGCATGCGCTTCAATTCAAACCCAGCGTTGTTATAGGCGATCTAGATAGCATTGATTCGCATTTGAAAGCCTTGTATAGCCCTATATGCGTGAGCGAACAAAACAGCAACGATTTATCCAAAGCCTTTTTTTATGCCTTGAATAGGGGCTGTGATGATTTTATTTTTTTAGGGTTGAATGGCAAGCGAGAAGATCACGCTTTAGCGAACACTTTTTTATTGTTGGAGTATTTTAAATTTTGCCAAAAAATCCAAGCCATAAGCGATTATGGTCTTTTTAGGGTGTTAGAAACCCCTTTCACTTTACCTAGTTTTAAAGGGGAACAAATCTCGCTTTTTAGCTTAGATCTTAAAGCCCAATTCACTTCTAAAAACCTCAAATACCCCTTAAAAAACTTGCGTTTAAAAACGCTCTTTTCTGGCTCGCTCAATGAAGCTACAGATAATTTTTTTAGCCTTAGCTCTACACCTAAATCGGTGGTGTTAGTGTATCAAAAGTTTTCATAA
- the pnuC gene encoding nicotinamide riboside transporter PnuC — protein sequence MLITTQLSRRFYATLILSCVFLTITNILVKGSFINLLAGLSGILYAFFAGERQTICFIFGFVYNLSYAYVAYQWKLNADVILCLFLYMPVTIYGLFAWKKTEQHEGVIKAQKLPKNWRFILVLGIGVLTYASALFFKEIKTNFLWAESFNFVIFIIAFILQVLRYMESYVLMTLGNIVSIIVWFCIFQISTESLVQLFTTILYLFIGMYYFNRWNKSCKQ from the coding sequence ATGTTAATAACCACCCAACTATCCAGACGATTTTACGCCACACTCATTCTTTCTTGCGTGTTTTTAACCATCACTAATATCCTTGTCAAAGGCTCGTTTATTAACCTACTAGCAGGGCTTAGTGGGATTTTGTATGCGTTTTTTGCCGGAGAAAGGCAAACGATTTGCTTTATATTTGGTTTTGTTTATAATTTGAGTTACGCTTATGTCGCTTATCAGTGGAAATTAAACGCTGATGTGATTTTATGCCTTTTTTTGTATATGCCAGTAACGATTTATGGGCTGTTCGCATGGAAAAAGACAGAGCAGCATGAGGGCGTTATCAAGGCTCAAAAACTTCCCAAAAATTGGCGTTTTATACTCGTTTTAGGCATAGGGGTTTTAACTTATGCGAGCGCTTTGTTTTTTAAAGAGATTAAAACGAATTTTTTATGGGCAGAGAGTTTTAATTTTGTCATTTTTATTATTGCTTTTATTTTACAGGTTTTGCGCTATATGGAGAGTTATGTTTTAATGACTTTGGGGAATATCGTGTCCATTATCGTGTGGTTTTGTATTTTCCAAATTTCTACAGAGAGCTTGGTGCAACTCTTCACAACGATTCTATACCTTTTTATTGGCATGTATTATTTTAACCGCTGGAATAAGTCATGCAAGCAGTGA
- a CDS encoding pantothenate kinase — MKGFVMSGLKTFSCVVVLCGAMANVAIAGPKIEARGELGRFWGGAVGGAIGGGVGGAVGGAVGGPAVGWAGRLVGGSVGREFGREIGDRVEDFIRGVDREPQAPREPTYDRHFVYDR; from the coding sequence ATGAAAGGATTTGTTATGAGTGGATTAAAAACATTTAGTTGTGTAGTGGTTTTATGCGGTGCAATGGCTAATGTGGCTATAGCTGGTCCTAAAATAGAGGCAAGGGGTGAATTAGGCAGATTTTGGGGGGGAGCTGTTGGTGGTGCAATTGGGGGTGGTGTTGGTGGTGCAGTGGGGGGAGCTGTTGGTGGTCCTGCGGTTGGTTGGGCTGGCAGATTAGTTGGTGGTTCTGTGGGGAGAGAGTTTGGCAGAGAAATAGGCGATAGGGTAGAAGATTTTATCCGTGGCGTTGATAGAGAGCCACAGGCCCCAAGAGAACCCACCTATGATCGTCATTTCGTGTATGACAGGTAG
- the tenA gene encoding thiaminase II: MQVSQYLYQNAQSIWGDCISHPFVQGIGHGTLERDKFRFYIIQDYLFLLEYAKVFALGVVKAYDEAVMREFSNAIQDILNNEMSIHNHYIRELQITQIELQNARPTLANKSYTSYMLAEGIKGSIKEVTAAVLACGWSYLVIAQNLSQIPNALEHAFYGHWIKGYSSKEFQACVSWNINLLDSLTHASSKQEIEKLKDIFITTSKYEYMFWDMAYQS, translated from the coding sequence ATGCAAGTTTCACAATATCTGTATCAAAACGCGCAATCTATTTGGGGGGATTGCATTTCCCATCCGTTTGTTCAAGGCATAGGGCATGGGACTTTAGAAAGAGATAAATTTCGTTTTTATATCATTCAGGATTATTTGTTTCTTTTAGAATACGCTAAGGTGTTTGCTTTAGGCGTGGTTAAAGCTTATGATGAAGCGGTAATGAGAGAGTTTTCTAACGCTATACAAGATATTTTGAATAACGAGATGAGTATCCATAACCATTACATTAGAGAACTTCAAATCACTCAAATAGAATTGCAAAACGCGCGCCCCACTCTCGCTAATAAATCCTATACAAGCTACATGCTCGCTGAAGGGATTAAGGGCTCTATTAAAGAAGTTACGGCGGCTGTTTTGGCTTGCGGCTGGAGCTATTTAGTGATCGCGCAAAATTTAAGCCAAATCCCAAACGCTTTAGAACATGCCTTTTATGGGCATTGGATTAAGGGCTATAGTTCCAAAGAATTTCAAGCGTGTGTGTCGTGGAATATTAATTTGCTTGATTCCCTCACTCACGCTTCTTCAAAACAAGAAATTGAGAAGTTAAAGGACATTTTTATCACTACAAGTAAATATGAATACATGTTTTGGGATATGGCGTATCAAAGTTAA
- a CDS encoding YceI family protein: MKKALMFTLLGVSLAFAKPYTIDKANSSVWFEVKHFKFNETRGAFDNFDGKIDLEPNTKMLSVFEGNIDVKSINTRDRKRDNHLKTADFFDVVKYPKGSFKMTKYEDGKIYGDLTLRGVTKPVVLEAKIQAPLQNPMNKKEFMVLQAEGKINRKDFGIGKTFNDAVVGDEVKIELKLEAYAQ; encoded by the coding sequence ATGAAAAAAGCGTTAATGTTCACCCTTTTGGGCGTTAGTCTGGCGTTTGCAAAACCTTATACGATTGATAAGGCAAACTCTAGCGTGTGGTTTGAGGTTAAGCACTTCAAATTCAATGAAACAAGAGGCGCGTTTGATAATTTTGATGGCAAAATTGATCTAGAGCCCAACACTAAAATGCTCAGCGTTTTTGAAGGCAATATTGATGTGAAAAGCATCAATACTAGGGATAGAAAAAGAGATAACCACTTGAAAACAGCGGACTTTTTTGATGTGGTAAAATACCCCAAAGGGAGCTTTAAAATGACCAAATACGAAGATGGTAAAATCTATGGGGATTTGACTCTTCGTGGCGTAACCAAGCCTGTCGTATTGGAAGCCAAAATCCAAGCCCCCTTACAAAACCCCATGAATAAAAAAGAATTCATGGTGTTACAAGCTGAAGGCAAAATCAACCGCAAGGATTTTGGTATCGGTAAAACATTCAATGATGCTGTCGTTGGAGATGAGGTAAAGATTGAGCTCAAACTAGAAGCTTACGCTCAATAA
- a CDS encoding 5'-nucleotidase, lipoprotein e(P4) family, which yields MIKKTLASVLLGLSLMSVLNAKECVSPLTRSVKYHQQSAEIRALQLQSYKMAKMALDNNLKLVKDKKPAVILDLDETVLNTFDYAGYLTKHCIKYTPETWDKFEKEGSLTLVPGALDFLEYANSKGVKIFYISNRTQKNKAFTLKTLKSFKLPQVSEESVLLKEKGKPKAVRRELVAKDYEIVLQVGDTLHDFDAIFAKDAKNSQEQRAKVLQNAQKFGTEWIILPNSLYGTWEDEPIKAWQNKK from the coding sequence ATGATAAAAAAGACCCTTGCATCAGTTTTATTAGGATTGAGTTTGATGAGTGTTTTAAATGCTAAAGAATGCGTTTCGCCCCTAACAAGAAGCGTTAAGTATCATCAGCAAAGCGCTGAAATTAGAGCCTTGCAATTGCAAAGTTACAAAATGGCGAAAATGGCGCTAGACAATAACCTCAAGCTCGTTAAAGACAAAAAGCCAGCCGTCATCTTGGATTTAGATGAAACCGTTTTAAACACTTTTGATTATGCGGGCTATTTGACCAAACATTGCATCAAATACACCCCAGAAACTTGGGATAAATTTGAAAAAGAAGGCTCTCTTACGCTCGTTCCTGGAGCGCTAGACTTTTTAGAATACGCTAATTCTAAGGGCGTTAAGATTTTTTACATTTCTAACCGCACGCAAAAAAATAAGGCATTCACCTTAAAAACGCTCAAAAGTTTTAAACTCCCCCAAGTGAGTGAAGAATCCGTTCTATTAAAAGAAAAAGGCAAGCCTAAAGCCGTTAGGCGAGAATTAGTCGCTAAGGATTATGAGATTGTTTTACAAGTGGGCGACACTTTGCATGATTTTGACGCCATTTTTGCTAAAGACGCTAAAAACAGCCAAGAACAACGAGCTAAAGTCTTGCAAAACGCTCAAAAATTCGGCACTGAGTGGATCATTTTACCCAACTCTCTCTATGGCACATGGGAAGATGAGCCTATAAAAGCATGGCAGAATAAAAAATAA
- a CDS encoding glycosyltransferase family 9 protein yields MDFVGFEDLKCKDKENSQKVFVIRNDKLGDFILAIPALIALKQAFLEKGKEVYLGVVVPSYTTPIALEFPFIDEVIIEDNHLATTLKSKSIDALIFLFSNFKNARLAFSLRKFIPYILAPKTKIYSWLYQKSVRQSRSLCLKTEYEYNLDLIHVFCKDHNLPNASIKKIAWKLKDKSKERSIIASKLNADVDLLWIGVHMHSGGSSPVLPASHFIELIDFLYKNLSCEIILVCGPGERKATEELLKKVPFAHLYDTSHSLVDLAKLCANLSVYIGNASGPLHVNALFDNQSIGFYPNELSASIARWRPFNERFLGITPPNGSNDMGLIDIKKESENIIEFIAPNLSCTQER; encoded by the coding sequence ATGGATTTTGTAGGGTTTGAAGATTTAAAATGCAAAGATAAAGAAAACTCTCAAAAAGTTTTTGTGATCCGTAACGACAAGTTAGGCGATTTTATTTTAGCCATACCCGCTTTAATCGCTCTAAAGCAAGCTTTTTTAGAAAAAGGCAAGGAAGTGTATTTGGGCGTGGTTGTGCCTAGCTATACCACCCCAATCGCTTTAGAATTCCCTTTCATTGATGAAGTCATCATAGAAGACAACCATTTAGCTACCACCCTCAAAAGCAAATCCATTGACGCTCTTATCTTTTTATTTTCTAATTTTAAAAACGCCAGACTCGCTTTTAGTTTGAGAAAATTTATTCCTTATATCCTAGCCCCAAAGACTAAAATCTATTCTTGGCTGTATCAAAAGAGCGTGCGCCAAAGCCGATCGCTATGCCTAAAAACCGAATACGAATACAATTTGGATCTCATCCATGTGTTTTGTAAAGATCACAACCTCCCTAACGCTTCAATTAAAAAAATCGCATGGAAGCTTAAAGACAAATCCAAAGAGCGATCCATCATCGCTTCAAAACTCAACGCTGATGTTGATCTATTGTGGATCGGCGTGCATATGCATAGCGGAGGCAGTTCGCCCGTATTGCCTGCTTCGCATTTCATTGAGCTGATTGATTTTTTATACAAGAATTTGAGTTGTGAGATCATTCTTGTTTGCGGGCCAGGCGAGAGAAAAGCCACAGAAGAACTCCTTAAAAAAGTCCCTTTCGCTCACCTCTATGATACGAGCCATAGTTTAGTGGATTTAGCCAAATTGTGCGCGAATTTGTCCGTCTATATCGGGAACGCTTCAGGCCCTTTGCATGTGAACGCTTTATTTGACAACCAATCTATCGGGTTTTATCCTAACGAACTCAGCGCTTCTATTGCCAGATGGCGGCCTTTTAATGAGCGTTTTTTAGGCATCACCCCGCCTAATGGCTCAAACGATATGGGTTTGATTGACATCAAAAAAGAAAGCGAGAATATTATTGAATTTATCGCACCCAATCTTTCTTGCACACAAGAAAGATAA
- the trpE gene encoding anthranilate synthase component I, which yields MVSLIEKAPYIPYPLALYEKLEHEHTLLFESAEIESKAHTKSLLMAKACLKLICNHNIVTITSLTPNGGAFLQKLSAFFKTPIQNNALTLTYTKNKKTQDEFLKLFEPSPFDALRGLFKSVKTKPKHPFTLLSAGVFSFEMLNFFEDLPNLKAQDNTAHDFIFYVAQNLIIIDHKEKSAEILGACFDERFKTEIAKELQDLKELAKNIKSDFIPKKAKQSTEVSVSCDDSEFEKRVLSLQEEIKKGEIFQAVLSRSFYMECLEGLSAYYHLKLTNPSPYMFYIKDSDFILFGASPESALKYNALTNTAEIYPIAGTRLRGKDKQGNIDYDLDSKMEFDLQHDYKERAEHIMLVDLARNDMARVSKKRYCDKLLKVDKYSNVMHLVSRVVGELKKGCDSLHAYRSFMNAGTLSGAPKISAIRLIYQLEKQRRGSYGGSVGYLNSEGSMDSCITIRSCFVKNNRAVIQAGAGIVLDSVPQNEANETRAKAQALIDAIRKTSL from the coding sequence ATGGTTAGTCTCATAGAAAAAGCCCCTTATATTCCTTATCCCCTAGCTCTTTATGAAAAATTAGAGCACGAGCACACCTTGCTTTTTGAAAGCGCTGAGATTGAGAGCAAAGCGCACACCAAATCCCTATTAATGGCTAAAGCCTGTTTGAAGCTAATTTGCAACCACAATATCGTAACCATCACTAGCCTAACACCTAATGGTGGGGCGTTTTTGCAAAAATTGAGCGCGTTTTTTAAGACGCCCATACAAAACAACGCCCTAACCTTAACCTACACCAAAAATAAAAAAACGCAAGATGAGTTTTTAAAACTCTTTGAGCCTAGCCCTTTTGACGCTTTAAGGGGGCTTTTTAAAAGCGTTAAAACAAAACCCAAGCATCCCTTTACGCTTTTAAGCGCGGGCGTTTTTTCTTTTGAAATGCTCAATTTTTTTGAAGATTTACCTAACTTAAAAGCACAAGACAACACCGCGCATGATTTTATATTTTATGTTGCGCAAAATTTGATCATCATAGACCATAAAGAAAAAAGCGCTGAAATTTTGGGGGCGTGTTTTGATGAACGCTTTAAAACAGAGATAGCTAAAGAATTACAGGATTTAAAAGAGTTGGCTAAAAACATTAAAAGCGATTTTATCCCTAAAAAAGCTAAGCAAAGCACAGAAGTTAGCGTTAGTTGTGATGATAGCGAGTTTGAAAAAAGAGTGCTATCCTTACAAGAAGAAATCAAAAAGGGCGAGATCTTTCAAGCGGTGTTGTCGCGCAGCTTTTATATGGAGTGCTTGGAGGGTTTGAGCGCGTATTACCATTTAAAGCTAACTAACCCTAGCCCCTATATGTTTTATATCAAAGACAGCGATTTTATTCTTTTTGGGGCAAGCCCTGAGAGCGCTTTAAAATACAACGCTTTAACCAACACGGCTGAAATTTATCCCATTGCTGGCACTCGTTTAAGGGGTAAGGACAAACAAGGCAATATTGATTACGATTTAGATAGTAAAATGGAATTTGATTTGCAACACGACTATAAAGAAAGGGCTGAACACATCATGCTAGTGGATTTAGCCAGAAACGACATGGCCAGGGTTTCAAAAAAACGCTATTGCGACAAGCTTTTAAAGGTGGATAAATATTCCAATGTCATGCATTTAGTCTCAAGGGTTGTGGGGGAATTGAAAAAAGGGTGCGATAGTTTGCATGCTTACAGGAGCTTTATGAACGCCGGCACGCTTAGCGGAGCGCCTAAAATCTCTGCGATCAGGCTCATTTACCAATTAGAAAAGCAAAGGAGAGGCTCTTATGGGGGGAGCGTGGGGTATTTAAATAGCGAGGGTTCTATGGATTCTTGCATCACTATCCGTTCATGTTTTGTCAAAAACAATAGGGCCGTGATCCAAGCAGGAGCCGGTATTGTGTTAGACAGCGTGCCACAAAACGAAGCGAATGAAACAAGAGCCAAAGCGCAAGCCCTTATTGATGCGATCAGGAAAACAAGCTTATGA
- a CDS encoding aminodeoxychorismate/anthranilate synthase component II, which produces MKIFFIDNFDSFSYNLVYELECLGYEVAVYQNDIDPSYLMGLMNEELKTPLLFISPGPGNPSSSGNLLKIIEMAKKKFPILGVCLGLQALAQSYGAKIIRSKEIVHGKATTIALKKHAVFKGLGESMVVGRYHSLMASGLPKNLEVIAEHDNIPMAIVNEEDKILAYQFHPESIMTLQGRALLERSVGFLRGLS; this is translated from the coding sequence ATGAAAATCTTTTTTATAGATAATTTTGATTCTTTCTCTTATAATTTGGTGTATGAATTAGAGTGTTTGGGTTATGAAGTGGCCGTTTATCAAAACGATATTGATCCGAGTTATCTTATGGGTTTAATGAATGAAGAATTAAAAACCCCTTTATTGTTCATCTCACCCGGGCCAGGTAATCCTAGCAGTTCAGGCAATCTTTTAAAAATCATTGAAATGGCTAAAAAGAAATTCCCTATTTTAGGGGTTTGTTTAGGCTTACAGGCTTTAGCGCAAAGCTATGGGGCTAAAATCATAAGGAGTAAAGAAATCGTGCATGGCAAAGCGACCACTATTGCGCTCAAAAAGCATGCCGTTTTTAAAGGTTTAGGGGAGAGCATGGTGGTGGGGCGTTACCATTCTTTAATGGCGAGTGGGTTGCCTAAAAATTTAGAAGTGATCGCCGAGCATGACAATATCCCTATGGCTATTGTCAATGAAGAAGATAAGATCCTAGCTTACCAATTCCACCCTGAAAGCATCATGACTTTACAAGGGAGGGCGTTGTTAGAGCGAAGCGTGGGGTTTTTAAGAGGGTTATCATGA
- the trpD gene encoding anthranilate phosphoribosyltransferase, translated as MKDILNTLYHQKDLNDEEVKKLFTLIIHEKVSPAQLGAILCALKIKGESFKEISVAATTLLEHASKPFNSGVDLIDNCGTGGDGLKTINISTIAALIASSMGLPMAKHGSRSVSSHSGSADLLENLGVNIEMNPMQLENCFKQSHFGFLFAPLYHQSFKKSAPLRKELFTKTIFNCLGPLINPLRPKIQLLGVYDKSLCKTMALALKALGVKRAMVVNGGGTDEIVLHDITHACELKNNEILEYDLSAKDFDLPPYDLKELQIKNAKESVQACLDILENKGKNSHTMVVVANVASLLYLSHKAKDLKEGVGMTLEHLKTKAPYTHLQKIIRLSHA; from the coding sequence ATGAAAGATATTTTAAACACCCTTTATCATCAAAAAGACTTGAACGATGAAGAGGTCAAAAAGTTATTCACTCTCATTATCCACGAAAAAGTAAGCCCCGCGCAACTTGGGGCCATTTTATGCGCTTTAAAAATCAAGGGCGAGAGCTTTAAGGAAATTAGCGTCGCTGCAACCACGCTTTTAGAGCATGCCTCTAAGCCTTTTAATAGCGGCGTGGATTTAATAGATAATTGCGGCACAGGGGGCGATGGGCTAAAAACGATTAACATCAGCACGATTGCTGCACTCATTGCCAGCTCTATGGGGTTGCCCATGGCTAAACACGGATCAAGGAGCGTGTCCAGTCATAGCGGGAGTGCGGATTTGTTGGAAAATTTAGGCGTGAATATTGAAATGAACCCCATGCAATTAGAAAATTGCTTCAAACAATCGCATTTTGGGTTTTTATTCGCGCCTTTATACCACCAAAGTTTTAAAAAATCCGCCCCCTTAAGAAAAGAGCTTTTCACTAAAACGATTTTTAATTGCTTAGGGCCTTTAATCAACCCCTTAAGGCCCAAAATCCAGCTTTTAGGCGTGTATGACAAATCCTTGTGTAAGACTATGGCGCTAGCGTTAAAGGCTTTAGGCGTTAAAAGGGCGATGGTGGTTAATGGAGGGGGGACAGATGAAATCGTGTTGCATGATATTACGCATGCGTGTGAATTGAAAAATAATGAAATTTTAGAGTATGACTTGAGCGCTAAAGATTTTGATTTACCCCCCTATGATTTGAAAGAATTACAGATTAAAAACGCCAAAGAAAGCGTTCAAGCGTGCTTAGATATTTTAGAAAATAAAGGCAAAAATTCGCACACGATGGTGGTTGTGGCGAATGTGGCGAGTTTGTTGTATTTAAGCCATAAGGCTAAAGATTTAAAAGAGGGCGTGGGCATGACTTTAGAGCATTTAAAAACCAAAGCGCCTTATACGCATTTGCAAAAAATCATAAGGCTAAGCCATGCCTAG
- the trpCF gene encoding bifunctional indole-3-glycerol-phosphate synthase TrpC/phosphoribosylanthranilate isomerase TrpF, with translation MPSVLENILKDKLLEVSALKKNHALPTNITPSDRDFKKALLEKRTSFILECKKASPSKGLIRKDFDLLKIAKTYEKFASCVSVLADSKHFLGSYENIKIVSQHSTKPILCKDFIIDAFQIKLARMMGANAVLLMLSVLDDKNYLELFNLAKSLNMSVLTEVSNKQEIERLLKLQYDIIGINNRDLHTLTTDINNTLKLRSLLPKDALVVSESGIYSHAQIKALAPYVNGFLVGSSLMKEKDLKKACIKLILGENKVCGLTRIKDAKAVYKNHFIYGGLIFEKSSPRYIKPKKALKITKAVKKLDFVGVFVKDKIKKIAKIVKKLDLKAVQLYGYSQKEIAQLKKSLPKTCAIWQVISVMSAKDLVPKIQEASLILYDTKGDKMGGNGVSFDWGILENVKTPFMLAGGLNLDNIQKALKVKALGLDFNSGLEISPGIKNKDKIKRLARILREY, from the coding sequence ATGCCTAGCGTGTTAGAAAACATCCTTAAAGACAAACTCCTAGAAGTTTCTGCGCTCAAAAAAAATCACGCTTTACCGACAAACATAACCCCAAGCGATAGGGATTTTAAAAAAGCGTTATTGGAAAAAAGGACAAGCTTTATTTTAGAATGCAAAAAAGCATCGCCCTCTAAAGGTTTAATAAGAAAAGATTTTGATCTGTTAAAAATAGCCAAGACTTATGAAAAATTTGCCTCTTGCGTTTCAGTTTTAGCCGATTCTAAACATTTTTTAGGCTCTTATGAAAACATTAAGATCGTTTCACAGCATTCCACCAAGCCTATTTTGTGTAAAGATTTTATCATTGATGCTTTTCAGATCAAACTCGCTAGAATGATGGGGGCTAATGCGGTGCTTTTAATGTTAAGCGTATTAGATGATAAAAATTATTTAGAGCTCTTTAATCTCGCTAAATCCTTAAACATGAGCGTGTTAACTGAAGTTTCCAACAAGCAAGAAATTGAGCGCTTGCTCAAACTCCAATACGACATTATAGGCATCAATAACAGGGATTTGCACACCCTAACAACCGACATTAATAACACGCTCAAATTACGCTCTCTCTTGCCTAAAGACGCGCTCGTGGTGAGCGAGTCCGGTATTTATTCGCATGCGCAAATCAAGGCCCTAGCTCCCTATGTGAATGGCTTTTTAGTGGGCAGCTCTTTAATGAAAGAAAAAGATTTGAAAAAAGCGTGTATTAAATTGATTTTAGGCGAAAATAAAGTGTGCGGGCTTACAAGGATTAAAGACGCTAAAGCCGTTTATAAAAACCATTTTATTTATGGGGGTTTGATTTTTGAAAAATCTTCGCCCAGATACATCAAGCCTAAAAAAGCCCTAAAAATCACAAAAGCGGTTAAAAAATTGGATTTTGTGGGCGTGTTTGTGAAAGATAAAATCAAAAAAATCGCAAAAATCGTTAAAAAACTTGATTTAAAAGCGGTGCAGCTTTATGGCTATTCGCAAAAAGAAATCGCTCAATTAAAAAAATCGCTCCCTAAAACTTGCGCGATTTGGCAAGTAATAAGCGTGATGAGCGCTAAAGATTTAGTGCCTAAAATTCAAGAAGCCTCTCTGATTTTATACGACACTAAGGGGGATAAAATGGGAGGCAATGGCGTGAGTTTTGATTGGGGTATTTTAGAAAATGTCAAAACGCCTTTCATGTTAGCTGGTGGGCTTAATTTGGATAATATTCAAAAAGCCTTGAAAGTTAAAGCGTTGGGTTTGGATTTCAATTCCGGTTTAGAAATAAGCCCCGGGATTAAAAATAAGGATAAAATCAAGCGATTAGCCCGAATTTTAAGAGAGTATTAA
- the trpB gene encoding tryptophan synthase subunit beta, with product MNKKAYFGEFGGSFVSELLVPALRELEQAFDACLKDEKFQKEYFHLLKDFVGRPSPLTLCQNIVSNPKVKLYLKREDLIHGGAHKTNQALGQALLAKKMGKTRIIAETGAGQHGVATAIACALLGLKCVIFMGEKDIKRQEMNVFRMRLLGAEVREVNSGSATLKDAVNEALRDWASSYKDTHYLLGTAAGPHPYPTMVKTFQKMIGDEVKSQILEKENRLPDYVIACVGGGSNAIGVFSAFLNDKEVKLIGVEPAGLGLETNKHGATLNKGRVGILHGNKTYLLQDDEGQITESHSISAGLDYPGVGPEHSYLKESGRAIYESASDLEALEAFSLLCQKEGIVPALESSHALAYALKLAQKCEEESIIVVNLSGRGDKDLSTVYNALKGGLK from the coding sequence ATGAATAAAAAAGCGTATTTTGGGGAGTTTGGAGGGAGTTTTGTTTCGGAGTTGTTAGTGCCTGCATTAAGAGAGTTAGAACAGGCGTTTGATGCGTGTTTGAAAGATGAAAAATTCCAAAAAGAATATTTTCATCTTTTAAAGGATTTTGTGGGCCGTCCTAGCCCCTTAACCCTGTGTCAAAATATCGTTTCTAACCCTAAAGTCAAACTTTATCTAAAACGAGAAGATTTAATCCATGGCGGGGCACACAAGACTAATCAGGCCTTAGGGCAGGCTCTTTTAGCGAAAAAAATGGGTAAAACAAGGATCATTGCTGAAACAGGCGCCGGGCAGCATGGCGTGGCGACGGCTATCGCTTGCGCGTTATTGGGTTTAAAATGCGTGATTTTTATGGGAGAAAAAGACATCAAGCGCCAGGAAATGAATGTTTTTAGAATGCGCTTATTAGGGGCTGAAGTGAGAGAAGTCAATTCAGGGAGCGCGACGCTTAAAGACGCCGTGAATGAGGCCTTAAGAGATTGGGCGAGCAGTTACAAGGACACGCATTATTTGCTAGGCACAGCCGCCGGGCCACACCCTTACCCCACAATGGTTAAAACCTTTCAAAAAATGATAGGCGATGAGGTTAAAAGCCAAATTTTAGAAAAAGAAAACCGCTTGCCTGATTATGTTATCGCATGCGTTGGAGGGGGGTCTAACGCTATAGGGGTATTTAGCGCGTTTTTAAACGACAAAGAGGTTAAACTCATAGGCGTAGAACCGGCGGGTTTAGGGTTAGAAACCAATAAGCATGGGGCGACTTTGAATAAGGGGCGTGTGGGGATTTTGCATGGGAATAAAACCTATCTTTTACAAGATGATGAAGGCCAGATTACAGAAAGCCATAGCATTAGCGCCGGGCTTGATTATCCAGGAGTGGGGCCAGAACACAGCTATTTAAAAGAAAGTGGGCGCGCGATTTATGAAAGCGCAAGCGATCTTGAAGCGCTAGAAGCCTTCAGTTTGTTGTGCCAAAAAGAAGGCATTGTCCCGGCATTAGAGAGTTCGCATGCCTTAGCGTATGCCTTAAAGCTCGCTCAAAAATGCGAAGAAGAAAGTATCATCGTAGTGAATTTAAGCGGTCGGGGGGATAAGGATTTAAGCACCGTTTATAACGCTTTAAAAGGAGGTTTAAAATGA